In Morganella morganii, the following are encoded in one genomic region:
- the rluE gene encoding 23S rRNA pseudouridine(2457) synthase RluE: MTGKTTNSRISRKPQSRPAGAHPRQKAARKPRPRGPRKIILFNKPFDVLPQFTDEAGRSTLKDYIPVTDVYAAGRLDRDSEGLLILTNDGALQASLTQPENKAPKVYYAQVEGVPDENTLNQLRNGITLNDGPTRPAGAELVDEPDWLWPRNPPIRERKSVPVSWLKLTLREGRNRQVRRMTAHTGHPTLRLIRVRIGDFALDTLAPGEWREVNDIQTSCDSGLPGQRR, encoded by the coding sequence ATGACAGGTAAAACCACGAACTCCCGCATCTCCCGAAAGCCGCAATCCCGTCCGGCAGGCGCCCATCCGCGTCAGAAAGCTGCCCGCAAACCCCGGCCGCGCGGTCCGCGCAAAATTATTCTGTTCAATAAACCGTTTGATGTACTGCCGCAGTTTACCGATGAAGCCGGACGCAGCACGCTGAAAGATTACATTCCGGTTACAGATGTGTACGCCGCCGGGCGGTTGGATCGCGACAGCGAAGGGTTACTTATCCTGACCAACGACGGCGCATTGCAGGCATCGCTGACACAGCCGGAGAACAAAGCCCCGAAAGTGTATTATGCTCAGGTGGAAGGTGTGCCGGACGAAAACACGCTGAATCAGTTGCGTAATGGTATCACCCTGAATGATGGCCCGACCCGCCCTGCCGGTGCCGAGCTGGTGGATGAGCCGGACTGGCTGTGGCCGCGTAATCCGCCTATCCGCGAGCGGAAATCGGTACCGGTCAGTTGGCTGAAACTGACACTGCGGGAAGGCCGTAACCGCCAGGTACGCCGGATGACCGCCCATACCGGCCACCCGACCCTGCGTCTGATCCGCGTGCGGATTGGTGATTTTGCCCTTGATACCCTTGCCCCCGGCGAATGGAGAGAAGTGAATGATATTCAGACCTCATGTGACAGTGGCCTGCCTGGTCAGCGCCGGTGA